In a single window of the Alphaproteobacteria bacterium LSUCC0684 genome:
- a CDS encoding SH3 domain-containing protein has product MMMYRPFLLLLILMVPFSLSFAQENRISVRGSNLEIPRFVTLKSNKVNMRSGPGREYPILWEYKRRGLPLKVIAEFDTWRKVTDHEGATGWMHVGTLSIKRIALVEDTTAKIHASAEDSAQVMAVAERGVLLEIEQCQPNWCKVASRDVKGWISRTSIWGVLENEILD; this is encoded by the coding sequence ATGATGTATCGGCCGTTCCTTTTGCTCCTGATCTTGATGGTGCCGTTTTCCCTGTCTTTTGCGCAGGAAAACCGGATTTCCGTTCGTGGCTCCAATCTTGAGATTCCACGTTTCGTCACCCTCAAGTCCAACAAGGTCAACATGAGGTCTGGGCCCGGCAGGGAATATCCCATTCTTTGGGAATACAAGCGGCGCGGATTGCCGCTCAAGGTGATCGCCGAATTTGACACCTGGCGCAAAGTTACCGATCACGAAGGGGCTACCGGCTGGATGCATGTCGGCACCCTCTCCATCAAAAGGATTGCGCTGGTCGAGGACACAACCGCAAAGATCCATGCCAGTGCCGAAGACAGCGCTCAGGTAATGGCCGTCGCCGAGCGGGGCGTGTTGCTGGAAATAGAACAGTGCCAGCCAAACTGGTGCAAGGTAGCGTCTAGGGATGTCAAAGGATGGATCTCGCGCACATCCATCTGGGGCGTGCTTGAAAACGAAATTCTTGATTAA